The following proteins are encoded in a genomic region of Hymenobacter siberiensis:
- a CDS encoding acyl-CoA thioesterase, whose translation MILTNAIIYRTRWADMDPNGHMRHSAYADYAADQRLVLLAEWGYDIKEFARLRLGPILFREETTFLKEIHIGEEIRVDSRLRSVNDDGTRWSITHTIYKADGRVAAIVAVDGAWLDLDRRKLTTPPAELATAFRELPAYEVPVK comes from the coding sequence TTGATTTTGACCAACGCCATCATCTACCGCACCCGCTGGGCCGATATGGACCCGAACGGCCACATGCGCCATTCCGCCTACGCCGACTATGCCGCCGACCAGCGCCTCGTTTTATTGGCCGAGTGGGGCTACGATATCAAGGAATTTGCGCGCCTGCGCCTGGGTCCCATCCTGTTCCGCGAAGAAACGACTTTCCTCAAGGAAATACACATTGGCGAAGAAATTCGGGTGGATAGCCGTCTGCGCAGCGTGAACGACGACGGCACCCGCTGGAGCATCACCCACACCATTTACAAGGCCGATGGCCGCGTGGCCGCCATCGTAGCCGTCGACGGGGCCTGGCTCGACCTCGACCGCCGCAAGCTCACCACCCCGCCCGCCGAACTCGCCACGGCTTTCCGCGAGCTGCCTGCCTATGAGGTGCCGGTGAAGTAG
- a CDS encoding pyruvate dehydrogenase complex E1 component subunit beta, whose amino-acid sequence MRQIQFREALREALSEEMRRDPRVFLMGEEVAEYNGAYKVSQGMLDEFGPERVIDTPIAELGFAGIGVGAAANGLIPVIEFMTFNFSLVAIDQVINSAAKLYSMSGGQYSCPIVFRGPTGNAGMLSSQHSQNFENWFANTPGLKVVIPSNPYDAKGLLKSAIRDPDPVIFMESELMYGDKGEVPEEEYLLEIGKANIVRQGKHVTLVSFGKMMKIAYTAADELAKEGIEAEVIDLRSVRPIDYDTLVNSVKKTNRMVVIEEAWPLASISGELAYIVQRRAFDYLDAPVIRITCADVPLPYAPTLIEASLPNVARVVKAVKEVTYAKV is encoded by the coding sequence ATGCGTCAAATTCAATTCCGTGAGGCCTTGCGCGAGGCCCTGTCCGAGGAAATGCGCCGCGACCCGCGGGTGTTCCTAATGGGCGAAGAAGTGGCCGAGTACAACGGCGCCTACAAAGTAAGCCAGGGCATGCTCGACGAGTTCGGCCCCGAGCGCGTGATTGATACCCCGATTGCTGAGCTGGGTTTTGCCGGCATCGGCGTGGGCGCGGCGGCCAACGGGCTGATTCCGGTCATTGAATTCATGACCTTCAACTTCTCGTTGGTGGCTATCGACCAGGTGATTAACTCGGCCGCCAAACTGTATTCGATGTCGGGCGGGCAGTACTCCTGCCCCATCGTGTTCCGTGGCCCGACGGGCAACGCCGGCATGCTCAGCAGCCAGCACTCGCAGAATTTCGAGAACTGGTTTGCCAATACGCCCGGCCTGAAAGTAGTGATTCCCTCGAATCCTTACGACGCCAAAGGCCTGCTGAAATCGGCCATTCGCGACCCCGACCCCGTGATTTTCATGGAGTCGGAGCTGATGTATGGCGACAAGGGCGAAGTACCCGAGGAAGAGTACCTGCTCGAAATCGGCAAAGCCAACATCGTGCGCCAGGGCAAGCACGTAACGCTGGTGAGCTTCGGCAAGATGATGAAAATCGCCTACACCGCCGCCGATGAGCTGGCCAAGGAAGGCATTGAAGCCGAAGTAATCGACCTGCGCTCGGTGCGCCCGATTGACTACGACACGCTGGTGAACTCGGTGAAGAAAACCAACCGCATGGTGGTTATCGAAGAAGCCTGGCCGCTGGCCAGCATCTCGGGCGAGTTGGCCTACATCGTGCAGCGCCGCGCCTTCGACTACCTCGACGCGCCCGTTATCCGCATCACCTGCGCCGACGTGCCCCTGCCCTACGCCCCCACCCTCATCGAAGCCTCGCTACCCAACGTGGCCCGCGTGGTGAAAGCCGTGAAGGAAGTAACTTACGCCAAAGTGTAG
- a CDS encoding PspC domain-containing protein — translation MKRFTDYLETQSFGLCSALAGKWGFSTRSVRLSFVYASFFTFGSPIVLYFAGAFWMNVRRAMRQQRSTVWDL, via the coding sequence ATGAAACGCTTCACCGACTACCTCGAAACGCAGTCTTTCGGCCTTTGCTCGGCCCTGGCCGGGAAATGGGGCTTCAGCACCCGCAGCGTCCGGCTGTCGTTTGTGTATGCCTCATTTTTCACGTTTGGCTCGCCCATCGTGCTTTATTTCGCCGGGGCTTTCTGGATGAATGTGCGGCGCGCCATGCGCCAGCAACGCAGCACGGTTTGGGATTTGTAA
- a CDS encoding cytochrome b/b6 domain-containing protein → MKQLVEKHPLAIRWFHWVNFPVLSLMIWSGMWIYWANDVYRLGWGKTTLVKFFPQSFYAAFHVDHKLAQGMSWHFVLMWVFFLNGLLYVGYTAFSGEWRYLLPTRHSFKEAVLVTLHDLGLYKKPLPVRKFNGAQQIAYTSVVIMGLGSVLTGLAIYKPTQFGWLTQLLGGYEFARIIHFALTIGYVLFFVVHITQVVRAGWNNFRAMVAGFEIVEIEPATHKLEAGPTSLPAADESLSSQ, encoded by the coding sequence ATGAAGCAGCTTGTTGAAAAGCATCCGTTGGCTATTCGGTGGTTTCACTGGGTCAATTTCCCCGTTCTCAGCCTCATGATTTGGAGCGGGATGTGGATATACTGGGCCAACGACGTGTACCGCCTGGGCTGGGGTAAAACTACGCTGGTCAAGTTCTTTCCGCAGTCTTTCTACGCAGCCTTCCACGTCGACCACAAGCTGGCGCAGGGTATGAGCTGGCACTTCGTGCTGATGTGGGTGTTTTTCCTCAATGGCCTGCTGTACGTGGGCTACACCGCTTTTTCGGGCGAGTGGCGCTACCTGCTGCCCACCCGGCACTCCTTCAAAGAAGCCGTGCTGGTAACACTGCACGACCTCGGCCTGTATAAAAAGCCGCTGCCGGTGCGCAAATTCAACGGCGCGCAGCAGATTGCCTACACTTCGGTCGTTATCATGGGGCTGGGCTCGGTGCTTACGGGGTTGGCCATTTACAAGCCTACGCAGTTTGGCTGGCTCACGCAGCTGCTGGGCGGGTATGAGTTTGCTCGCATCATTCACTTTGCGCTCACCATCGGCTACGTGCTGTTTTTCGTGGTACACATTACCCAGGTGGTGCGGGCCGGCTGGAATAATTTCCGGGCCATGGTGGCGGGATTTGAGATTGTGGAGATTGAACCCGCGACGCATAAGCTGGAAGCCGGCCCCACGTCGCTGCCCGCCGCCGATGAATCCCTTTCGTCTCAATAA
- a CDS encoding DUF2256 domain-containing protein, with protein MLPAKLRKGQLPTKICVTCGRPFEYRKKWRANWDDVKYCGEKCQRNRPAAGTTSPTPA; from the coding sequence ATGCTTCCCGCCAAACTGCGTAAAGGCCAGCTACCCACCAAAATCTGCGTCACCTGCGGCCGGCCGTTCGAGTACCGCAAAAAGTGGCGCGCCAACTGGGACGACGTGAAATACTGCGGCGAAAAGTGCCAGCGCAACCGGCCCGCCGCCGGCACTACCAGCCCCACTCCGGCGTAA
- a CDS encoding class I SAM-dependent methyltransferase, with translation MTTTTAPDVLGQALLDYHHGTIAATVTVHCSAADDEPLPAAYFFRTLLQMPELERLALDESRGRVLDLGAGAGCHSLELQSRGFQHVKAVDVSAGSVQVMTERGVHTVARHDLFAPLPPTELPYDTILLLMNGLGLTGTLDGLDKFLAHARTLLAPDGQILATSSDVRYLYEDEEGALLINLNGPYYGEVEYTLSYKGRTGEPFPWLFVDAALLNDAAQTAGYTAEFLSEDENDQYLVRLMPVGN, from the coding sequence ATGACCACAACCACCGCCCCCGATGTGCTGGGCCAGGCCCTGCTGGACTACCACCACGGCACTATTGCCGCCACCGTCACCGTGCATTGCAGCGCCGCCGATGATGAGCCGCTGCCGGCCGCCTACTTCTTCCGCACCCTGCTCCAGATGCCGGAGCTGGAGCGCCTGGCCCTCGACGAAAGCCGGGGCCGCGTGCTCGACCTTGGGGCCGGGGCCGGCTGCCACAGCCTGGAGCTGCAGAGCCGGGGCTTCCAGCACGTAAAGGCCGTGGACGTATCGGCCGGCTCGGTGCAGGTGATGACCGAGCGCGGCGTGCATACCGTGGCCCGCCACGACTTATTTGCCCCGCTGCCGCCTACCGAGCTGCCCTACGACACCATCCTGCTGCTAATGAACGGCCTCGGCCTGACCGGCACCCTCGACGGCCTCGATAAATTTCTGGCCCACGCCCGCACCCTGCTGGCCCCCGATGGGCAGATTCTGGCCACGTCCTCCGACGTGCGCTACCTCTATGAGGACGAGGAAGGGGCGCTGCTCATCAACCTCAACGGCCCGTACTACGGCGAAGTTGAATACACGCTCAGTTACAAGGGCCGCACCGGCGAGCCCTTCCCCTGGCTGTTCGTCGATGCCGCCCTGCTCAACGACGCGGCCCAAACTGCCGGCTACACCGCCGAATTCCTCAGCGAAGACGAGAACGACCAGTACCTGGTGCGCCTAATGCCTGTTGGCAATTAA
- a CDS encoding molybdopterin-dependent oxidoreductase codes for MTDPSLASAPLDGPGALPQSEAALLAEARRRSRRSFIGLGLAGLAGIGGWRWLVSQPTDQGIPYPLRNALDANSRLSHAYFKHLRLAPEFARSRAKMPRVNGRVGLAGDVDSATWRMRVQAYGSGKTQEFSLADIQALPKVEMTTELKCIEGWSIVVHWAGARLSDFLARYPLATRSGLPADPLSPPADLAPYVGMRTPDELYYVGIDMASALHPQTLLCYEMNGEPLTAAHGAPLRLVTPLKYGIKHLKRIGTIAFADTRPKDYWAELGYDWDAGH; via the coding sequence ATGACTGACCCTTCCCTCGCGTCCGCGCCGCTCGACGGCCCCGGCGCTTTGCCCCAATCTGAAGCCGCGCTGCTGGCCGAGGCCCGCCGCCGCTCGCGCCGTTCCTTCATCGGGCTGGGGCTGGCTGGCCTCGCGGGCATTGGCGGCTGGCGCTGGCTGGTGTCGCAGCCCACTGATCAAGGCATTCCGTACCCGCTGCGCAATGCGCTCGATGCCAATAGTCGCCTCAGCCACGCTTATTTCAAGCATCTGCGCTTGGCCCCCGAGTTTGCCCGCAGCCGCGCCAAAATGCCCCGCGTAAACGGCCGGGTAGGCCTCGCCGGTGACGTGGACTCCGCCACCTGGCGAATGCGCGTGCAGGCCTACGGTTCCGGCAAAACCCAGGAGTTCTCCCTGGCCGATATCCAGGCCCTGCCCAAAGTGGAGATGACCACTGAGCTCAAATGCATCGAAGGCTGGAGCATCGTGGTGCATTGGGCTGGTGCCCGGCTATCCGATTTTTTGGCCCGCTACCCGCTGGCCACCCGCAGCGGCCTGCCTGCCGACCCGCTGAGCCCGCCCGCCGACCTCGCGCCTTACGTGGGTATGCGCACGCCCGACGAGCTATACTATGTGGGCATCGACATGGCCAGCGCCCTGCACCCACAAACATTGCTGTGCTACGAAATGAACGGAGAGCCGCTCACGGCCGCCCATGGCGCGCCGCTTCGCCTCGTCACGCCCCTCAAATACGGCATCAAGCACCTCAAGCGCATCGGCACCATCGCCTTCGCCGATACCCGCCCCAAAGACTACTGGGCCGAGCTGGGCTACGACTGGGACGCGGGGCATTAG
- a CDS encoding tetratricopeptide repeat protein translates to MRNLLRPVAHGLLAATVFFSACTLPRVLKQAEAGRTVVARPAVLTASGEAVPFAVEARVPANHLQKGVAYELLLRYRYEHGLREDTLGRITFTSGNFVYDDENKGQLLATQKFTLPNTPGRNPGELLAHAQVRELKKNGKILRAPGDVRVARGIADPARLVVREDTALTLLPERASNNMSGTRVLPFFFDEDKWFIRGYLGTNVAALEDLIDANQHTKQVLIIAGHSPDSTDAHNRLLASKRVRMLLYYYKQRVKNFSYLNNNEEIRYDTLAYVRKWDTFLQKVTTSALKADQIDSVVTLINDTKGTFEQKEKALHRLTSFDYIEQYIYPVLRFGTVAVSYTAPKRYDSEVYLLSKKIVEKQVETDALTPEELRYSATLTPLLAEKQRIYEVSAANTNSWEAFHNLGVVLLMRAEKEPTDKIQKAYYRRAAVNFTLAAHRNPTAEFFYHAATAYHRAGDRLEALQNYDYAIKLGGPRPLLRKIFSDRAALEIEVGQPDEALRSLQYAGPSYQNALNRALIEVGREHYELAQEQYQLAQALRPTAAAPIYGLAVVAARQKNEAAVGTFLKQAVALDRSYAQRAVEDLEFQDYAQGKVFREALR, encoded by the coding sequence ATGCGTAATCTTTTGCGGCCAGTGGCCCACGGGCTGCTGGCAGCCACCGTATTTTTCTCGGCCTGCACCCTGCCCCGAGTGCTGAAGCAGGCCGAAGCCGGGCGTACCGTGGTGGCCCGCCCCGCCGTGCTCACGGCCTCCGGCGAGGCCGTGCCCTTTGCGGTAGAAGCCCGCGTACCGGCCAACCACCTGCAAAAAGGCGTGGCCTACGAGCTGCTGCTGCGCTACCGCTACGAGCACGGCCTGCGCGAGGACACCCTCGGCCGCATCACCTTCACGTCGGGCAACTTCGTGTACGACGATGAAAACAAAGGCCAGCTCCTCGCCACCCAGAAGTTCACCCTGCCCAATACGCCCGGCCGCAACCCCGGCGAGCTGCTGGCCCACGCCCAGGTGCGTGAGCTGAAAAAAAACGGCAAAATTCTTCGCGCCCCCGGCGATGTGCGCGTGGCCCGCGGCATCGCCGACCCCGCCCGCCTGGTAGTCCGCGAGGACACCGCCCTGACCCTGCTGCCAGAGCGCGCCAGCAACAACATGAGCGGCACCCGCGTGCTGCCCTTCTTTTTCGATGAAGACAAGTGGTTTATCCGGGGCTACCTGGGTACCAACGTGGCCGCCCTCGAAGACCTGATTGATGCCAACCAGCACACAAAGCAGGTGCTCATCATCGCGGGCCACTCGCCCGACTCTACCGATGCCCACAACCGCCTGTTGGCCAGCAAGCGCGTCCGAATGTTGCTCTACTACTACAAGCAGCGGGTGAAAAACTTCTCGTATCTCAATAATAACGAGGAGATTCGCTACGACACGCTGGCCTACGTGCGCAAGTGGGATACCTTCCTCCAGAAAGTCACGACCTCGGCTCTGAAAGCCGACCAGATTGACTCCGTCGTCACCCTAATCAACGATACCAAGGGCACCTTCGAGCAGAAGGAAAAGGCCCTGCACCGGCTCACTTCCTTCGATTACATCGAGCAGTACATCTATCCGGTACTGCGTTTCGGCACCGTGGCCGTGAGCTACACCGCCCCAAAACGCTACGATTCGGAAGTGTACCTGCTCTCGAAAAAGATTGTGGAGAAGCAGGTCGAAACCGATGCCCTCACGCCCGAGGAGCTGCGGTATTCGGCCACGCTCACGCCACTGCTGGCTGAAAAACAGCGTATTTATGAAGTATCGGCCGCGAATACCAACAGCTGGGAAGCCTTCCACAACTTGGGCGTGGTGCTGCTGATGCGCGCCGAAAAGGAGCCCACCGATAAAATTCAGAAGGCCTATTACCGCCGGGCGGCCGTCAACTTCACACTGGCCGCCCATCGCAATCCCACGGCCGAGTTCTTCTACCACGCCGCCACTGCCTACCACCGCGCCGGCGACCGCCTCGAAGCCCTCCAGAACTACGACTACGCCATTAAGCTGGGCGGCCCGCGCCCGCTGCTGCGCAAAATCTTCTCCGACCGCGCCGCCCTGGAAATCGAAGTCGGCCAGCCCGACGAGGCCCTGCGCAGCCTCCAATACGCCGGCCCCAGCTACCAGAACGCCCTCAACCGCGCCCTCATCGAAGTGGGCCGCGAGCACTACGAGCTGGCCCAGGAACAATATCAGCTGGCCCAAGCCCTGCGCCCCACGGCCGCCGCGCCCATCTACGGCCTGGCCGTGGTGGCCGCCCGCCAGAAAAACGAAGCGGCCGTGGGCACCTTCCTCAAGCAGGCCGTGGCCCTCGACCGCAGCTACGCCCAGCGCGCCGTAGAAGACCTGGAGTTTCAGGACTATGCGCAGGGCAAGGTATTTCGGGAGGCGTTGCGGTAG
- a CDS encoding CHRD domain-containing protein has product MFAKILRSLAAAALLAAPLVASADHLRPHLLLTARLSGAQEVPAVATSAQGVAAITVNSTRDTIFIQAAFSGLSGPVTGVHFHDAPAGVNAPVSVNLLSKLRGNRVSGFLAGADVTPLRIARLLRGLVYLNVHTMANPGGEIRGQVTVESDDALAGVLSGAQEVPAVATTASGLGVFTLSQDQERLKFRVVVNGLSGAITGAHFHIAGPGANAPVALSLLPFLTGNVLEGEISSQGTNPLLTPALLAALVQGGVYINFHTATNPGGEIRAQVLPERRVLPLDTRFDGAQMVPAVITSASAVSVGRLVGTLDTVRVQVAYTGLSGPPVELRFYAANAGVANTPANLVGTVPVIPGAGGNAVGNVITFEITAPTLTPALANLLLNTGINTVLTTAANPNGEIRGQVIRLAREGYSIVLNGAQERPNPVVSNGYGVGFVSIDRDQTNARFAAVWGGLSGPATMGHFHTGTASQSGGVVFSLSPYFDNATNPTSLAGYWKSDNAAPFTTARSLDFRNENIYLNLHTAANPGGEIRGQVYRGARNLQVVLATQPAAVLSETFSAAPSPFSSALTLSFDARFSAAGQLRITDLLGRTVATQAVAVRSGANSLPIALPTVAPGMYLLTLEVGETRLTTRIAKE; this is encoded by the coding sequence ATGTTTGCAAAAATACTTCGTTCGCTGGCTGCCGCTGCTTTGCTGGCTGCCCCGTTGGTGGCTTCGGCCGACCACCTGCGCCCCCATCTGTTACTTACGGCCCGGCTTAGCGGGGCTCAGGAAGTGCCCGCCGTGGCTACCAGCGCGCAGGGCGTAGCGGCCATCACCGTGAATTCCACGCGCGATACCATTTTTATTCAGGCTGCTTTCAGCGGGCTGAGTGGGCCTGTTACTGGGGTGCATTTTCACGATGCTCCGGCGGGCGTGAATGCCCCGGTTAGTGTGAACCTGCTAAGCAAGCTGCGCGGTAACCGGGTTTCGGGCTTTCTGGCCGGTGCTGACGTTACGCCCCTGCGCATTGCGCGGCTGCTGCGCGGGCTGGTGTACCTGAACGTGCACACCATGGCCAACCCCGGCGGCGAAATTCGCGGCCAGGTCACGGTAGAGTCAGATGATGCGCTGGCGGGCGTGCTGAGCGGTGCCCAGGAAGTGCCGGCGGTGGCTACCACGGCCTCTGGCCTGGGCGTATTCACGCTGAGCCAGGACCAGGAGCGCCTGAAGTTTCGGGTGGTGGTGAACGGGCTGAGCGGTGCCATCACGGGCGCGCATTTCCACATTGCCGGCCCCGGGGCCAACGCTCCGGTAGCCCTCAGTCTCTTGCCATTTCTCACCGGCAATGTACTGGAAGGCGAAATTTCGTCGCAGGGCACCAACCCGCTGCTCACGCCCGCACTACTGGCCGCGCTGGTGCAGGGCGGGGTATATATCAACTTCCACACGGCTACTAACCCCGGGGGCGAAATCCGGGCGCAAGTACTGCCCGAGCGGCGCGTGCTGCCTTTGGATACCCGCTTCGACGGTGCGCAAATGGTGCCTGCCGTCATCACTTCTGCCTCGGCCGTATCTGTGGGCCGGCTCGTTGGCACGCTCGATACCGTGCGGGTGCAGGTGGCCTACACCGGCCTGAGCGGCCCGCCCGTGGAGCTGCGGTTTTACGCCGCCAATGCCGGCGTGGCCAACACCCCCGCCAACCTGGTGGGCACTGTGCCCGTGATACCCGGGGCCGGGGGCAACGCGGTGGGCAATGTCATCACCTTCGAGATTACCGCCCCGACCCTGACGCCCGCCCTGGCAAACCTGCTGCTGAACACTGGCATAAACACTGTGCTGACTACGGCCGCCAACCCGAACGGTGAAATTCGTGGGCAGGTAATCCGGCTGGCCCGCGAAGGCTACAGCATTGTACTGAACGGCGCCCAGGAACGGCCCAACCCGGTGGTTAGCAACGGGTACGGCGTGGGGTTTGTGAGCATCGACCGGGACCAGACCAACGCCCGTTTCGCCGCCGTGTGGGGCGGCCTGAGCGGCCCGGCCACCATGGGCCACTTCCACACCGGCACGGCTTCGCAGTCGGGCGGGGTGGTATTTAGCCTGTCTCCTTACTTCGACAATGCCACCAACCCCACGTCGCTGGCCGGCTACTGGAAAAGCGACAACGCCGCACCCTTCACCACGGCCCGGTCATTGGACTTTCGCAACGAGAACATCTACCTGAACCTGCACACGGCTGCCAACCCCGGGGGCGAAATCCGGGGGCAGGTGTACCGGGGCGCGCGCAACTTGCAGGTAGTGCTGGCCACCCAGCCCGCCGCCGTGCTATCCGAAACGTTTAGCGCCGCTCCCAGCCCCTTCAGCTCCGCGCTCACGCTCTCCTTCGACGCCCGCTTTAGTGCTGCCGGCCAGCTGCGCATCACCGACCTGCTGGGCCGCACCGTTGCTACCCAGGCGGTGGCCGTGCGCTCCGGGGCCAATTCCCTGCCCATTGCCTTGCCCACTGTCGCCCCCGGCATGTACCTGCTCACGCTGGAAGTTGGCGAAACCCGCTTGACTACCAGAATTGCCAAGGAGTAG
- a CDS encoding DinB family protein codes for MNHRLHLKFEQLERSTERLLASAEALGPDQNKAPAPGKWSAVQVVHHLLFVEENILKYVQKKLQAEELLPKVGFFTKLQVQFVRLMLRLPGLKFKAPRGVATLTDAGELPTLHEMRKSWEASRRQMERLLNEFPSRQQNRAVFPHPRSGRITIYQVIEHLVDHLLHHQQQLDRITKVLRPTAGVRADAHA; via the coding sequence ATGAATCACCGCCTTCACCTCAAATTTGAACAGCTCGAACGGTCTACTGAACGACTTTTGGCGTCGGCCGAGGCGCTGGGGCCGGATCAGAACAAGGCTCCCGCGCCGGGCAAATGGTCGGCGGTGCAGGTAGTGCATCACCTGCTTTTTGTTGAAGAGAACATCCTCAAGTATGTCCAGAAGAAGCTCCAGGCGGAGGAGCTTTTGCCGAAGGTTGGCTTTTTTACAAAGCTGCAGGTGCAGTTTGTGCGCCTGATGCTGCGCCTGCCCGGCCTCAAGTTCAAAGCACCGCGCGGTGTGGCTACCCTCACCGATGCCGGCGAGCTGCCCACGCTGCACGAGATGCGCAAGTCCTGGGAAGCCTCCCGCCGCCAGATGGAGCGGCTGCTCAACGAGTTTCCGAGCCGGCAGCAGAACCGGGCCGTATTCCCTCATCCGCGCTCGGGCCGCATCACCATCTATCAGGTAATAGAGCACCTGGTCGACCACCTGTTGCATCATCAGCAGCAGCTGGACCGCATCACCAAGGTCCTGCGGCCCACGGCCGGGGTGCGGGCCGATGCCCATGCCTAG
- a CDS encoding glycosyltransferase family 2 protein: MGPNTAAPAGACADVAIVILNWNGAGFLARFLPGVLAHADGARVIVADNASTDDSIELLARDFPTVELLLLDRNWGFCEGYNQALAQVDSPFFVLLNSDVEVTLGWLRPLRSLLEANPRIAAVQPKILAHADPTLFEYAGAGGGYLDRLAYPFCRGRLFDTLEKDLGQYDDARPVAWASGACLMVRRSAWQALGGLEPAFFAHMEEIDFCWRLQNAGHEVWYHGGSAVQHVGGGTLHKSNPRKTYLNFRNGLALLYKNAAPGELYGPMFQRLVLDGVAGLRFLASGQVGDFWAVLRAHFSFYGSFSYWRKKRQATRPHLRVRDRAGVYDDSLVWAYFGKGKRRFSELGLK, from the coding sequence TTGGGGCCTAATACTGCGGCCCCGGCCGGCGCCTGCGCCGACGTGGCCATCGTCATCCTGAACTGGAATGGGGCGGGCTTTCTCGCCCGTTTCCTTCCCGGCGTGCTCGCCCATGCCGATGGGGCCCGCGTGATAGTGGCCGATAACGCCTCCACCGATGACTCTATAGAGCTGCTGGCCCGCGATTTCCCGACCGTGGAGCTGCTGCTGCTCGACCGCAACTGGGGCTTCTGCGAGGGCTACAACCAGGCGTTGGCGCAGGTCGACAGCCCGTTTTTCGTGCTGCTGAACTCCGATGTGGAAGTCACCCTGGGCTGGCTGCGCCCCCTGCGCAGCTTGCTCGAAGCCAACCCGCGCATCGCCGCCGTACAGCCCAAAATCCTGGCTCACGCCGACCCTACGCTGTTTGAATACGCGGGAGCCGGCGGCGGCTACCTCGACCGCCTGGCCTACCCCTTCTGCCGGGGCCGCCTCTTCGATACCCTCGAAAAGGACCTGGGCCAGTACGACGACGCGCGCCCGGTAGCCTGGGCCAGCGGGGCCTGCCTCATGGTGCGCCGCTCGGCCTGGCAAGCCCTCGGCGGCCTGGAGCCGGCCTTTTTCGCGCACATGGAGGAAATCGACTTCTGCTGGCGCCTCCAGAATGCCGGCCACGAAGTCTGGTACCACGGCGGCAGCGCCGTGCAGCACGTCGGCGGCGGCACACTGCACAAATCCAACCCCCGCAAAACGTATTTAAACTTCCGCAACGGCTTGGCGCTGCTCTATAAAAACGCCGCCCCGGGCGAACTGTATGGCCCCATGTTCCAGCGCCTTGTGCTGGATGGCGTGGCCGGCCTGCGGTTTCTAGCGAGCGGGCAAGTGGGGGATTTCTGGGCCGTGCTGCGGGCGCACTTCAGCTTCTATGGCAGCTTTAGCTACTGGCGCAAGAAGCGGCAAGCCACCCGGCCGCACCTGCGGGTTCGGGATAGGGCCGGGGTATATGATGACAGTTTGGTCTGGGCGTATTTTGGAAAAGGCAAACGCAGGTTCAGCGAATTGGGATTGAAATAA